A portion of the Fusobacterium nucleatum genome contains these proteins:
- a CDS encoding alpha-2-macroglobulin family protein, protein MKKILKLVFILSILAIAFVACKKDKQEQQNDTGQSETSQGYDGYQQVLYVNNAKFNISGDIVVLFSEELDKNQDFKKLVEVEGLDGDITIMPFINKLIIKGNFKKDNPYNVKVSKDIKGISGTSLTNDYIKYNLYLGKKEPSLSFVDSGNVLPSINNKKINFNSVNISKVKLEVVKVYTNNITQYLKLYSNEYGVNEWELKDDLGDIVYTKEYEIDSKEDQVVKNSIDLSNTIDTKGIYYVKISAIGEDSIDYDIAKYGEPNSFGYDGDVIYARAEKTIILSDIGIVANSNNSKLDLKLLNLNTLNPVPNARLEFINSKNQTLEEGTTNSNGEYKSKTNLDKVFYVLVKSGNEFNVLYLAGSKINYSDFDIGGSLDGSDLKLYTYTDKGYYRPGDEINVSLIARSKEKMNDNQPFEYSFTGPDGSTKINNEIVKESKNGFYTFKIKTDMNDLTGAWTLSIKFGGKEITQKVFIESKIANTIAIDADEDKIYTKADVKDKAIDFKFAFKYLSGANVDKGTIVNFDYAVIEKDTQSKKYREYNFSNPSNYRYQFRNFAETTLDDGSGEVNLKLDMPDTLQSKNLYLSTIVNVSDANGRYSTEHKVFKIINRENSVGVQKVSQNDNETSVKYILLNEKTDSLVAGKKLKYRIYNKEYNWWYDYYYNDGEKSFKENIETVLLEEGEITSGSSPELLKVTKLGDGTNFIEIEDEETGHSSGVFVYKFHYGDKRHGTIENLNITADKEKYNIGDIAKIKYSGAVGSKALVTIEKDGKIIKEYWKTLTVKDNEETIVIEKDFFPNAYVSISVFQKYVDKQNDRPLRLYGSVPLMVDDKSRMLTLQVDTKTEVLPGGDLKIKLSNKENKKMYYEVFLVDEGVLRMTDYKKPDPYKFFYEKRAKLVQSYDNFSNIIERYSDKVANRLKTGGGDAEEDALDSPMAAEVAYKKEDMQLFGDAQRFANLTIFRGVAESDENGNAVVDVKLPNFFGRMRLFVVAVSDESYGSAEKSISVKAPVIVETSAPRVLKVGDKFTVPITLFPIEKAIGNSEITLTYNGKTYNKKVNVKDGKSEKVLFELEAPATVGTTKIDIDFKSSKYSYKDTINLNVDTNYPYQYNEKSIVLEPNQEFTLSASEYKDFINGSVKSKLVLSSYQKLGIEKLIKSLLDYPYICLEQISSKGMAMLYIDNLTTDPIEKNDAKNEINTIIGKLNNNYQLRNGAFAYWPGSQEEGISTVYAIRFLIEAKEKGYYVPETMFEKSKEYLNSIAMRTDVPKIEVLYLLAAIGDPNVSEMNIVFDRYYKNISVVEKWRLLAAYSKIGEKDFARKEADKLPRKAERKDGSYYADDNAEILKYYTVIYGTADAELYNSVLAIAKSDAWLTTYEKANIVQALAGDGKVSPEKKNISFKLIVDGKEQNLELKDGEYTFRNLGTKENVKKIVIKNTSSSKLYVNSFYKGKPVKYDEKDESKNITITRKFVDMAGKEIDVKSLKAGTRFKMILTSKLANADSPDISLLQILPSGWEFDNTQTNIQSAGGDMIPVPVDVEEVDNEEYGESSSSNSVNYVDIKDDRVAYFYPLYSGEDKVIEINLIAVTPGTYRLPGTKVESMYNNNYRAYLKGFEVKVKE, encoded by the coding sequence ATGAAAAAAATTCTAAAACTAGTGTTTATTTTATCTATATTGGCAATAGCTTTTGTAGCTTGTAAAAAGGATAAGCAAGAACAACAAAACGATACAGGGCAATCAGAAACAAGTCAAGGATATGATGGTTATCAACAAGTACTTTATGTTAACAACGCAAAATTTAATATATCAGGAGATATAGTTGTATTATTTTCAGAAGAACTGGATAAAAACCAAGATTTTAAAAAATTGGTTGAAGTTGAAGGTTTAGATGGAGATATCACTATTATGCCTTTTATAAATAAGCTTATTATAAAAGGAAATTTCAAAAAAGATAATCCATATAATGTAAAAGTTAGTAAGGATATAAAGGGAATTTCTGGAACTTCTTTGACAAATGATTATATAAAATATAATTTATATTTAGGAAAAAAAGAACCTAGTTTATCATTTGTTGATTCTGGAAATGTTTTACCAAGTATAAATAACAAGAAAATTAATTTTAATTCTGTAAATATCTCAAAAGTTAAACTTGAAGTTGTTAAAGTTTATACAAATAATATAACTCAATACTTAAAACTATATTCTAATGAATATGGAGTTAATGAATGGGAACTTAAAGATGATTTGGGAGATATTGTTTATACAAAAGAATATGAAATAGATAGTAAAGAAGATCAAGTTGTAAAAAATAGTATAGATTTATCTAATACAATAGATACTAAGGGAATTTATTATGTAAAAATATCTGCAATTGGGGAAGATAGTATAGATTATGATATAGCAAAATATGGTGAACCTAATAGCTTTGGTTATGATGGTGATGTAATCTATGCAAGAGCAGAAAAAACAATAATACTTTCAGATATAGGTATAGTCGCTAACTCTAATAATTCAAAACTAGATTTAAAGTTATTAAATCTTAATACTTTAAACCCAGTTCCAAATGCAAGACTTGAATTTATAAATTCTAAAAACCAAACTCTTGAAGAAGGTACAACTAACTCAAATGGAGAATATAAATCTAAAACTAATTTAGATAAAGTTTTTTATGTACTTGTAAAATCTGGAAATGAATTTAATGTTTTATATTTAGCAGGAAGTAAAATAAATTACTCTGATTTTGATATTGGAGGTTCATTAGATGGCTCTGATTTAAAACTTTATACTTATACAGATAAAGGATATTATAGACCGGGTGATGAAATAAATGTATCTTTAATTGCTAGAAGTAAAGAAAAAATGAATGATAATCAACCTTTTGAATATTCATTCACAGGACCAGATGGTTCAACTAAAATTAACAATGAAATAGTTAAGGAATCTAAAAATGGATTCTATACTTTTAAAATTAAAACTGATATGAATGATTTAACAGGAGCTTGGACTTTATCTATTAAGTTTGGTGGAAAAGAAATTACACAAAAAGTATTTATAGAATCTAAAATTGCAAATACAATAGCTATTGATGCAGATGAAGATAAAATTTACACTAAAGCAGATGTTAAGGATAAAGCAATAGACTTTAAATTTGCATTTAAGTATTTAAGTGGAGCAAATGTAGATAAAGGCACTATTGTAAACTTTGATTATGCTGTAATAGAAAAAGATACGCAATCTAAGAAATATAGAGAATATAATTTTAGCAACCCTTCAAATTATAGATATCAATTTAGAAATTTTGCTGAAACAACATTAGATGATGGTTCAGGAGAAGTTAATTTGAAACTGGATATGCCAGATACTCTACAAAGTAAAAATCTTTATTTAAGTACAATAGTAAATGTGTCAGATGCCAATGGAAGATATAGTACAGAACATAAAGTATTTAAAATTATAAATAGAGAAAATTCAGTTGGAGTTCAAAAAGTAAGCCAAAATGATAATGAAACTAGTGTAAAATATATTTTATTAAATGAAAAAACTGATAGTTTAGTTGCAGGAAAGAAATTAAAATATAGAATTTATAATAAAGAATATAACTGGTGGTATGATTATTACTATAATGATGGTGAAAAGTCATTTAAGGAAAATATTGAAACTGTTCTTTTAGAAGAAGGAGAAATCACTTCTGGTTCTTCACCTGAACTTTTAAAAGTTACTAAATTAGGTGATGGTACAAACTTTATTGAAATAGAAGATGAAGAAACAGGACATAGTTCAGGAGTTTTTGTTTATAAATTCCATTATGGTGATAAAAGACATGGAACTATTGAAAATTTGAATATCACTGCTGATAAAGAAAAATACAATATTGGAGATATTGCAAAGATTAAATATAGTGGAGCAGTTGGTTCAAAAGCATTAGTAACCATTGAAAAAGATGGTAAAATTATAAAAGAATATTGGAAGACTTTAACTGTAAAAGATAATGAAGAAACTATTGTTATTGAAAAAGATTTCTTCCCTAATGCTTATGTAAGTATATCTGTTTTCCAAAAATATGTTGATAAACAAAATGATAGACCACTAAGACTTTATGGTTCAGTTCCATTGATGGTTGATGATAAGAGCAGAATGTTGACTTTACAAGTTGATACTAAGACAGAAGTTTTACCAGGTGGGGACTTAAAAATAAAATTATCTAACAAAGAAAATAAAAAGATGTACTATGAAGTATTCCTTGTAGATGAGGGAGTACTAAGAATGACTGACTATAAGAAACCAGATCCTTATAAATTCTTCTATGAAAAAAGAGCTAAGTTAGTTCAAAGCTATGATAACTTCTCTAATATCATTGAAAGATATTCTGACAAGGTTGCTAATAGATTAAAAACTGGTGGAGGAGATGCTGAGGAAGATGCCTTAGATAGTCCAATGGCAGCAGAAGTAGCTTATAAAAAAGAAGATATGCAATTATTTGGAGATGCACAAAGATTTGCTAATTTAACTATATTTAGAGGTGTTGCAGAAAGTGATGAAAATGGTAATGCAGTAGTTGATGTAAAATTACCTAATTTCTTTGGAAGAATGAGATTATTTGTTGTAGCAGTTTCAGATGAAAGTTATGGAAGTGCTGAAAAATCAATTTCAGTAAAAGCACCTGTAATAGTTGAAACTTCTGCACCGAGAGTTTTAAAAGTCGGAGATAAATTTACTGTTCCTATAACTTTATTCCCTATTGAAAAAGCTATTGGAAATTCAGAAATTACTTTAACTTATAATGGAAAAACTTATAATAAGAAAGTTAATGTAAAAGACGGTAAGAGTGAAAAAGTTTTATTTGAGCTTGAAGCACCAGCAACTGTTGGAACAACTAAAATAGATATTGATTTTAAATCTAGTAAATATAGCTATAAAGATACTATTAACTTAAATGTTGATACAAATTATCCTTATCAATATAATGAAAAATCAATAGTATTAGAACCTAATCAAGAATTTACATTGTCTGCATCAGAATATAAAGATTTTATAAATGGAAGTGTAAAATCTAAGTTAGTACTTTCTAGCTATCAAAAATTAGGAATTGAAAAATTAATAAAATCATTGTTAGATTATCCTTATATCTGCTTAGAACAAATATCATCAAAAGGTATGGCAATGTTATATATTGATAATTTGACAACTGATCCAATAGAAAAAAATGATGCTAAGAATGAAATCAATACTATAATTGGAAAATTAAATAATAATTATCAATTAAGAAATGGAGCATTTGCATATTGGCCAGGTTCTCAAGAAGAAGGAATATCAACTGTATATGCAATTAGATTCTTAATAGAAGCAAAAGAAAAAGGTTACTATGTTCCAGAAACTATGTTTGAAAAATCTAAGGAATATCTAAATTCAATAGCTATGAGAACAGATGTGCCAAAAATAGAAGTTTTATACTTATTGGCAGCAATAGGTGACCCTAATGTTTCTGAAATGAATATAGTCTTTGATAGATATTATAAAAATATATCTGTTGTTGAAAAATGGAGATTACTTGCTGCATACAGTAAGATAGGTGAAAAAGATTTTGCTAGAAAAGAAGCAGATAAACTTCCTAGAAAAGCAGAAAGAAAAGATGGAAGTTATTATGCAGATGATAATGCTGAAATTTTAAAATATTATACAGTTATTTATGGTACAGCAGATGCAGAACTTTATAATTCTGTTCTTGCTATAGCTAAGAGTGATGCTTGGTTGACTACTTATGAAAAAGCTAATATAGTTCAAGCATTGGCAGGAGATGGAAAAGTAAGTCCTGAAAAGAAAAATATATCTTTCAAACTTATAGTTGATGGAAAAGAACAAAACTTAGAGCTTAAAGATGGAGAATATACATTTAGAAATTTAGGTACAAAAGAAAATGTCAAGAAAATAGTTATAAAAAATACTTCATCTAGTAAATTATATGTAAATTCTTTCTATAAAGGAAAACCTGTAAAATATGATGAAAAAGATGAAAGTAAAAATATTACTATAACAAGAAAATTTGTTGATATGGCTGGAAAAGAAATAGATGTTAAGAGCTTAAAAGCTGGAACTAGATTTAAGATGATATTGACTTCTAAATTGGCTAATGCAGATTCACCAGATATCTCATTATTACAAATTTTACCAAGTGGTTGGGAATTTGATAATACACAAACTAATATTCAAAGTGCAGGTGGAGATATGATACCAGTTCCTGTAGATGTAGAAGAAGTTGATAATGAAGAATATGGAGAAAGTTCATCATCTAATAGTGTCAATTATGTAGACATAAAAGATGATAGAGTTGCTTACTTCTATCCATTATATTCAGGAGAAGACAAAGTAATTGAAATTAATTTAATTGCTGTAACTCCTGGAACATATAGATTACCTGGAACAAAAGTTGAGTCTATGTATAACAATAATTACAGAGCATATCTAAAAGGTTTTGAAGTAAAAGTTAAAGAATAA
- the pbpC gene encoding penicillin-binding protein 1C, with product MLKNINFKKVIIFFITLFILLFIYLIKVYITYDPKKLVEEINYSKVVLDRKGEILSVFLNNEEEFHIKYDGEVPETLKTAVINYEDKKFYSHSGVDYPRILKSFFNNITGGKKMGASTISMQVVKLLEPKKRTYFNKLVEVVKAYKLESEFSKEEILKIYLNNVPYGSNIVGYSGAIKMYFNKEVKDLSYAEAALLAVLPNSPGILNLKKNNDKLENKRNRLLKTLLDRKLIDERQYKFSLLEKFPNKIYYYEKKAPQFSIFLKNRYSEKIIKSTLDYNLQKKLEKIVHDYSNAMKDVGINNAAVLVVNNKTKEVLAYVASQDFYDKRNNGEIDGLQAKRSPASLLKPFLFALSIDDGLIVPDSIYPDVPIYFGNFYPKNSTNTFTGMVKIEEALIKSLNIPFVKLLSDYGVDRFYYFLENNDNYPEDRFDKYGLSLILGTREMRPVDIAKLYMGLANYGKVSNLKYTLTEDKPKEYQQFSRGASYLTLDTLSKVVRPGNENLYSEQRPISWKTGTSYGMKDAWSVGVSPDYTVLVWLGNFNQKSIFSLSGVETAGNLLFKVFNIVDINSRTFEKPTDDLKEIEIDEKTGYRKFYDVESKKVLYPKNAKLLRISPYYKKIFVDEDDIEIDSRSPNFDKRKEKIVIEYPIEVSNYFFLNGVRENKNVKIAYPVQNLNIFVPKDFDGYKKVVMKLYNPNNEYVYWYLDEDYVGYSNEKEKFFELDIGKHKLTIVTENGAREEVKFNINKR from the coding sequence ATGTTAAAAAATATTAATTTTAAGAAAGTGATTATTTTTTTCATAACTCTTTTTATATTGCTTTTTATTTATTTGATAAAGGTATATATAACTTATGACCCAAAAAAATTAGTAGAAGAAATCAATTATAGTAAAGTTGTTTTAGATAGAAAAGGAGAGATTTTATCTGTATTTTTAAACAATGAAGAAGAATTTCATATAAAATATGATGGAGAAGTTCCTGAAACTCTTAAAACAGCAGTCATTAATTATGAAGATAAAAAGTTTTATTCACATTCAGGTGTAGATTATCCTAGAATCTTAAAATCATTTTTTAATAATATAACAGGTGGAAAAAAAATGGGAGCAAGTACAATAAGTATGCAAGTTGTAAAGTTACTTGAGCCTAAAAAAAGAACATACTTTAATAAATTGGTGGAAGTCGTCAAAGCATATAAATTAGAAAGTGAATTTTCAAAAGAAGAAATTTTAAAAATTTACTTAAACAATGTTCCTTATGGTTCAAATATAGTTGGATATTCTGGGGCAATAAAGATGTATTTTAACAAAGAAGTAAAAGATTTAAGTTATGCAGAGGCAGCACTTTTGGCAGTTTTACCAAATTCACCTGGGATTTTAAATTTAAAAAAGAATAATGATAAGCTTGAAAACAAAAGAAATAGACTTTTAAAAACTTTATTAGATAGAAAGTTAATAGATGAAAGGCAATATAAATTTAGTTTGCTTGAAAAATTTCCTAATAAAATTTATTATTATGAGAAAAAAGCACCACAATTTTCTATATTTTTGAAAAATAGATATTCTGAAAAAATTATAAAGTCAACTTTGGACTATAATTTACAAAAGAAATTAGAAAAAATTGTACACGATTATTCAAATGCGATGAAAGATGTGGGAATAAATAATGCAGCTGTCTTAGTTGTAAATAATAAAACTAAGGAAGTTCTTGCCTATGTTGCTTCACAAGATTTTTATGATAAAAGAAATAATGGTGAAATTGATGGTTTACAAGCTAAAAGGTCTCCTGCCTCACTTTTAAAACCATTTCTTTTTGCCTTGTCAATAGATGATGGACTTATAGTTCCAGATAGTATTTATCCAGATGTACCAATATATTTTGGGAATTTTTATCCTAAAAATTCAACCAATACTTTTACAGGTATGGTAAAAATAGAAGAGGCACTTATAAAATCTTTAAATATACCTTTTGTTAAATTATTGTCAGATTATGGAGTAGATAGATTTTATTATTTCTTAGAAAATAATGATAATTATCCAGAAGATAGATTTGACAAATATGGACTTTCTTTAATCTTGGGAACAAGAGAGATGAGACCTGTTGATATAGCAAAATTGTATATGGGACTTGCAAACTATGGAAAGGTATCAAATTTAAAATATACTTTGACAGAAGATAAACCAAAAGAATATCAACAATTTTCTAGGGGAGCAAGTTATTTAACACTTGATACTTTATCTAAGGTTGTAAGACCAGGAAATGAAAATCTATATAGTGAACAAAGACCTATTTCTTGGAAAACAGGTACAAGTTATGGAATGAAAGATGCTTGGTCTGTTGGAGTAAGCCCCGATTATACAGTTCTTGTTTGGTTGGGAAATTTTAATCAAAAATCTATTTTTTCATTATCAGGAGTAGAAACAGCAGGAAATTTATTATTTAAAGTTTTTAATATTGTGGATATCAATTCAAGAACTTTTGAAAAGCCCACAGATGATTTAAAAGAAATAGAAATTGATGAAAAAACTGGATATAGAAAGTTTTATGATGTAGAGAGCAAAAAAGTTTTATACCCTAAGAATGCAAAGTTATTGAGAATATCTCCATATTATAAAAAAATATTTGTTGATGAGGATGATATAGAGATTGATTCAAGGAGTCCAAATTTTGATAAGAGAAAAGAAAAAATTGTGATAGAATATCCAATAGAGGTTTCAAACTATTTCTTCTTAAATGGTGTCAGAGAAAATAAGAATGTAAAAATTGCTTATCCAGTGCAAAACTTAAATATCTTTGTTCCAAAAGATTTTGATGGCTATAAAAAAGTGGTTATGAAATTATACAATCCTAATAATGAATATGTTTATTGGTATCTTGATGAAGACTATGTAGGCTATTCAAATGAGAAAGAGAAATTTTTTGAGCTTGATATAGGAAAACATAAACTTACTATTGTTACAGAAAATGGAGCAAGGGAAGAAGTTAAATTTAATATAAATAAGAGGTAG
- a CDS encoding ABC transporter permease, which translates to MIEFFIAKKQMFERKKQSILSIVGVFIGITVLIVSLGVSNGLDKNMINSILSLTSHITVYSPENISDYEEISKDIETIKGVKGVVPTIETQGIVKYEGGIEPYVAGVKVVGYDLEKAVKTMNLDKYIIDGKIDLEDKKAILIGNELAKATGAKVGDKIKLITSEETDLEMNVAGIFQSGFYEYDINMVLIPLTTAQYITYSDNTVGRLSVRLDNPYNAQKLVIDVARKLPETFYIGTWGEQNKALLSALTLEKTIMLVVFSLIAIVAGFLIWITLNTLVREKTKDIGIMRAMGFSKKNIMLIFLIQGIILGIIGIILGIIVSLILLYYIKNYAVDLVSNIYYLKDIPIEISLKEIAIIVGANFIVILISSIFPAYRAARLENVEALRYE; encoded by the coding sequence ATGATAGAATTTTTTATAGCAAAAAAGCAGATGTTTGAGAGAAAAAAACAAAGTATTTTATCCATTGTTGGAGTTTTTATAGGAATAACAGTTTTAATAGTTTCACTTGGTGTTTCAAATGGGCTAGACAAAAATATGATAAATAGCATATTATCATTAACTAGCCATATAACTGTATATTCACCAGAAAATATTTCAGATTATGAAGAAATTTCAAAGGATATAGAAACGATAAAAGGTGTAAAAGGTGTTGTTCCTACAATAGAAACACAAGGAATTGTAAAATATGAGGGTGGTATAGAGCCTTATGTTGCAGGAGTAAAAGTTGTTGGTTATGATTTAGAAAAAGCTGTTAAAACAATGAATTTAGATAAATATATAATTGATGGAAAAATAGATTTAGAAGATAAAAAAGCTATTTTAATAGGAAATGAATTAGCCAAAGCAACAGGAGCAAAAGTTGGAGATAAGATAAAATTAATCACTTCTGAGGAAACTGATTTAGAAATGAATGTAGCTGGAATATTCCAAAGTGGTTTTTATGAATATGATATAAATATGGTGCTTATCCCACTTACTACTGCACAATATATAACATACAGTGATAACACTGTTGGTAGATTATCAGTGAGATTAGATAACCCTTATAATGCACAAAAACTTGTTATAGATGTTGCAAGAAAACTTCCTGAAACTTTCTATATAGGAACTTGGGGAGAACAAAATAAGGCTTTACTTTCAGCTTTAACTTTGGAAAAGACAATAATGCTTGTAGTATTTTCTCTTATAGCAATAGTGGCAGGTTTCTTAATATGGATAACTTTAAATACTCTTGTAAGAGAAAAGACAAAAGATATTGGAATTATGAGAGCAATGGGATTTTCTAAGAAAAATATTATGTTGATATTTTTAATACAAGGAATAATATTGGGAATAATAGGCATAATATTAGGGATAATTGTATCATTAATTTTACTTTATTATATTAAAAACTATGCTGTGGATTTAGTATCTAATATTTATTATTTAAAGGATATTCCAATAGAAATTTCTTTAAAAGAAATAGCTATTATTGTTGGAGCAAATTTTATAGTAATTTTAATTTCTAGTATATTTCCTGCTTACAGAGCTGCTAGACTTGAAAATGTGGAGGCACTTAGATATGAATAA
- a CDS encoding ABC transporter ATP-binding protein, which produces MNNIIMKLEDIDKFYMETGNKLHILRKLNLEVKRGEFVSILGKSGSGKSTLLNIMGLLDKIDGGKIWIDDKEVSSLNEMERNNIKNHFLGFVFQFHYLMSEFTALENVMIPALLNNFKNKTEIEKEAKELLEIVGLAERMKHKPNQLSGGEKQRVAIARAMINKPKLILADEPTGNLDEDTGELIFSLFRKINKEHNQSIVVVTHARDLSQVTDRQIFLKKGVLE; this is translated from the coding sequence ATGAATAATATAATTATGAAATTAGAAGATATAGATAAATTCTATATGGAAACAGGAAATAAATTACATATTTTAAGAAAATTAAATTTAGAAGTTAAAAGAGGAGAATTTGTATCAATTTTAGGGAAATCAGGTTCAGGGAAATCTACTCTTTTAAATATAATGGGACTACTTGATAAAATAGATGGTGGTAAAATTTGGATAGATGATAAAGAGGTTTCTTCACTTAATGAAATGGAAAGAAATAATATTAAAAATCATTTTTTAGGTTTTGTATTTCAATTTCATTATTTGATGAGTGAATTTACTGCACTTGAAAATGTTATGATACCTGCACTTTTAAATAATTTTAAAAACAAAACAGAAATAGAAAAAGAAGCAAAAGAATTATTAGAGATAGTTGGTTTAGCTGAAAGAATGAAGCATAAACCTAATCAATTATCAGGTGGAGAAAAGCAAAGAGTTGCAATAGCAAGAGCTATGATTAATAAACCAAAACTTATTTTAGCTGATGAACCTACTGGAAACTTAGATGAAGATACAGGAGAGCTTATATTTTCACTTTTTAGAAAAATAAATAAGGAACATAACCAAAGTATAGTTGTGGTAACTCATGCTAGAGATTTATCACAAGTTACTGATAGACAGATATTCTTAAAAAAAGGGGTGTTAGAATAA
- a CDS encoding PepSY domain-containing protein, with the protein MKKIKNIGILLFLLISTLSFSYQVNYDDVVDIVLRNYPQSRVTKIEIFNYKDKTVYEGEAFDKGQKIEFIIDVNTGEVFKIAPDYDDKYNPNYNLPITFEQASRIGLDNSFNGKVKSIELKNINKRAYYIVEVKEDKSEKEIRIDANSGKVIGIKEEE; encoded by the coding sequence ATGAAAAAAATAAAAAATATAGGAATATTATTATTTTTGTTGATATCAACTTTAAGTTTTTCTTATCAAGTTAATTATGATGATGTAGTTGATATAGTTTTAAGAAATTATCCTCAATCAAGAGTTACAAAAATAGAGATATTTAATTATAAAGATAAAACTGTATATGAGGGAGAAGCCTTTGATAAAGGTCAAAAAATAGAATTTATAATAGATGTAAATACTGGTGAAGTTTTTAAAATAGCACCCGATTATGATGATAAATACAATCCTAATTATAATTTACCAATTACTTTTGAACAGGCAAGTAGAATAGGCTTGGATAATTCATTCAATGGAAAAGTAAAAAGTATTGAGTTAAAAAATATAAATAAAAGAGCTTATTATATAGTTGAAGTTAAGGAAGATAAATCTGAAAAAGAAATAAGAATTGATGCTAATAGTGGGAAAGTTATTGGTATAAAAGAGGAGGAGTAA
- a CDS encoding YciI family protein: MKKYVVILSGKKKNTLTEKLLIDHVKHLKEINKKGQLFICGPLVDSDKTIKIINANSMEEALKIVNADPFTINSYYPDVEVLALEEANEENEYLLKG; the protein is encoded by the coding sequence GTGAAAAAATATGTTGTAATTTTAAGTGGAAAAAAGAAAAATACACTTACAGAAAAATTACTAATTGATCATGTTAAACATTTAAAAGAAATTAATAAGAAAGGTCAACTTTTTATATGTGGTCCTTTAGTAGACAGTGACAAGACAATAAAAATAATAAATGCTAATTCTATGGAAGAAGCTTTAAAAATTGTAAATGCTGATCCTTTTACTATTAATTCGTATTATCCTGATGTTGAAGTATTAGCACTTGAAGAAGCTAATGAAGAAAATGAATATTTGCTTAAAGGATAG
- the carR gene encoding coaggregation response regulator transcription factor CarR, with protein MKILVVEDEKDLNNIISKHLKKNNFSVDSVFDGEEALEYLSYGDYDVIILDVMMPKMNGYEVVKNLRANKNETAVLMLTARDGIDEKIKGLDLGADDYLVKPFDFRELIARIRALVRRKYGNISNELQIDDLIVDTSKKSVTRAGKNIELTGKEYEVLEYLIQNKGRVLSRDKIRDGVWDYAYEGESNIIDVLIKNIRKKIDLGDSKPLIHTKRGLGYVLKEDE; from the coding sequence ATGAAAATTTTAGTAGTTGAAGATGAAAAAGACTTAAATAATATAATCAGTAAACATTTAAAGAAAAATAATTTTAGTGTTGATAGTGTTTTTGATGGAGAAGAAGCACTTGAATATCTAAGCTATGGTGATTATGATGTAATAATATTAGATGTAATGATGCCTAAAATGAATGGTTATGAAGTAGTTAAAAATCTTAGAGCAAATAAAAATGAAACAGCAGTTTTAATGTTGACAGCAAGAGATGGAATAGATGAAAAGATAAAAGGTTTAGATTTAGGAGCAGATGATTATTTAGTTAAACCCTTTGACTTTAGAGAACTTATAGCAAGAATTAGAGCTCTTGTGAGAAGAAAATATGGAAATATTTCAAATGAATTACAAATAGATGATTTAATAGTTGATACTTCAAAAAAATCTGTTACAAGAGCAGGAAAAAATATAGAATTAACAGGAAAAGAATATGAGGTATTAGAATATTTAATTCAAAATAAAGGTCGTGTGTTAAGTAGAGATAAAATTAGAGATGGTGTGTGGGACTATGCTTATGAAGGAGAATCAAATATTATAGATGTTTTAATAAAAAATATTCGTAAAAAAATTGATTTAGGAGATTCAAAACCATTAATACACACAAAAAGAGGTTTAGGCTATGTTCTTAAAGAAGATGAATAG